From the genome of Triticum aestivum cultivar Chinese Spring chromosome 3B, IWGSC CS RefSeq v2.1, whole genome shotgun sequence, one region includes:
- the LOC123072766 gene encoding disease resistance protein Pik-2 isoform X1: MEATAISIGKSVLSGALNYAQSAVAEEVALQLGVQRDHSFISDELEMMQGFLMAAHDERDDSMVVKIWVKQVRDVSYAVEDCLLDFAVRLEKQSWWCLSRKVLARHYVANQMKELRAKVEEVSQRNQRYQIIRGSSSKHTSAIGQPTISGATMSAADDARLRRHKAKKDLVELINCKDDALRVIALWGTSSSDLGEISILKSAYEDLMMHKNFDCCAWITLIGTFNQADLIQNIVCQIYVNSLQDSRKEGKTTIGAQVLKMTTTAKEDGLDHEFKRYLNDKSYLIVLNNIHSIEEWDCFKTCFPNNNKGSRIIISTEQVAVASLCIGAEDEALVHKYLFADQPLYAFYRKVSQEGRNSAEKGSISYIVPTDVDNSTHKNILTQTETMATLEESHLIGRGTQKEEIIKLISNKDLHHFHVFSLWGMGGIGKTTLVTDIYQTQEISSMFDKRACVTVMRPFNPATLIGSLAMQFGCKNGTDLRRCLEGRRYLLVLDALWSIVEWDAIKQCLPETAASCIIVTTREENIAKHCSKDERNIYKLNHLGPVDACTLFTQKVFKKTVNLDEQYPELVEQAKMILKKCRGLPLALVTIGGFLASQPKTAFEWRKLNEHISAELEMNPELEIIKAVLMKSYDGLPYYLKACFLYLAIFPEDQQIARRRLACRWLAEGYSSEVRDKSVEDVLDGYFMELISRSMILPSQRSIYSRKGIDSCHVHDLIREIAISKAMEENLVFTLEEGCSINNQGTVRHLAVSSNWKGDQCDFENIVDLSHVRSLTVFGNWRPFYISDKMRLLRVLDLEGEWDLVDHHLEHIGKLVHLRYLSLRGHASVFHLPNPLGNLRQLQTLDISGTSIMKLPRTITKLVKMRRILASPWEDLYEDAIEQSLMTLPLCSVFCCVACCAPRILAEELDLDDGGQLNRRDVCTAFCCSILPYYAAGGRNPGGVEMPRGIWKLKALHTLHTVDVSAGKAVLKDIRKLTRLRKLGVTGINKRNGQELCSAIDRLSSLESLSLHSHGETGLSGCLDGLFSPPENLQSLKLIGNLVKLPEWIQGLKNLVKLKLWRSRISEHDAVIQVLGNLPNLATLRLLHASFVGEEVCFSFRGEAFPSLKVLQLYLIKNLKSVGFEEGTAPKLELLRYCGAEHPSVGLFCGLRHLPCLKEFMLYSLHWRKTEFVEDLQGQLAENKNKPVLKSS; the protein is encoded by the exons ATGGAGGCGACGGCTATCAGCATTGGCAAGTCCGTGTTGAGCGGGGCGCTCAACTATGCCCAGTCAGCCGTGGCCGAGGAGGTGGCTCTGCAGCTCGGTGTCCAGCGTGACCACTCCTTCATTTCAGATGAGCTGGAGATGATGCAAGGTTTCCTGATGGCTGCACATGACGAGCGGGACGACAGCATGGTGGTGAAGATATGGGTCAAGCAAGTCCGCGATGTGTCCTATGCTGTCGAGGACTGCCTCCTGGACTTCGCTGTCCGTCTTGAGAAGCAATCTTGGTGGTGCCTCTCTCGCAAGGTGCTAGCCCGGCATTATGTGGCAAACCAGATGAAGGAGCTCAGAGCCAAGGTGGAGGAGGTCAGCCAGAGGAACCAGCGTTACCAGATCATCAGGGGCTCTAGCTCCAAACATACCTCCGCTATAGGGCAGCCTACCATCTCTGGTGCGACGATGTCTGCTGCCGATGATGCAAGGCTGCGGAGGCATAAAGCTAAAAAGGATCTCGTCGAGTTGATCAATTGCAAGGATGATGCACTTCGAGTGATAGCGCTGTGGGGCACAAGTAGTAGTGATCTGGGGGAGATATCCATCCTAAAAAGTGCCTATGAAGATCTCATGATGCACAAGAATTTCGATTGCTGTGCTTGGATTACACTGATAGGTACTTTCAATCAGGCAGATTTGATTCAAAACATTGTTTGCCAAATCTATGTTAATTCTCTTCAAGACTCTAGAAAAGAAGGTAAAACAACTATTGGGGCCCAAGTTCTTAAGATGACGACAACGGCGAAGGAAGATGGTTTGGATCATGAGTTCAAGAGATATTTGAATGACAAGAGTTACCTAATTGTACTCAACAACATACACAGCATTGAAGAGTGGGATTGCTTTAAAACATGTTTCCCAAACAACAATAAAGGAAGCCGAATAATAATATCCACCGAGCAAGTTGCAGTTGCAAGCTTATGCATAGGAGCAGAGGATGAAGCTCTAGTGCATAAGTACTTATTTGCTGATCAACCTCTTTATGCTTTCTACAGGAAG GTTTCTCAGGAGGGGAGAAATTCAGCAGAAAAAGGGTCCATCTCATACATAGTCCCTACTGACGTTGACAACTCTACACACAAGAATATCCTAACTCAGACAGAGACAATGGCTACTCTAGAGGAATCTCATCTCATTGGGAGAGGGACTCAAAAGGAGGAAATCATCAAACTAATCTCAAATAAAGATCTCCATCATTTTCATGTGTTCTCCTTGTGGGGAATGGGTGGTATTGGAAAAACAACACTAGTGACAGATATTTATCAAACCCAAGAGATTAGTAGCATGTTTGATAAGCGTGCTTGTGTCACAGTTATGCGTCCTTTCAATCCAGCAACGCTCATTGGGAGCTTAGCTATGCAGTTCGGATGTAAAAATGGGACAGATTTAAGGAGATGTTTAGAAGGAAGGAGATATTTGCTTGTTCTTGATGCTCTGTGGTCCATAGTAGAGTGGGATGCTATAAAACAATGTTTACCAGAAACGGCAGCAAGCTGCATAATAGTCACCACAAGGGAAGAGAATATAGCGAAGCACTGCTCCAAGGATGAAAGAAATATATACAAGCTCAACCATCTGGGTCCTGTTGATGCATGTACCCTCTTCACCCAAAAG GTATTTAAGAAGACCGTAAATTTGGATGAGCAATATCCAGAGTTGGTTGAACAAGCAAAAATGATATTGAAGAAGTGCAGAGGACTTCCCCTTGCACTAGTCACCATAGGTGGCTTCTTGGCAAGCCAACCAAAAACTGCTTTTGAATGGAGAAAATTGAATGAGCATATCAGTGCTGAGCTGGAGATGAATCCAGAACTTGAGATCATAAAAGCAGTCCTTATGAAAAGCTATGATGGTTTACCCTATTATCTCAAGGCTTGTTTCTTGTATCTGGCCATCTTTCCTGAAGACCAGCAGATTGCACGGAGACGCTTAGCGTGTCGGTGGCTTGCAGAAGGTTACTCAAGTGAGGTGCGTGACAAGTCTGTGGAGGATGTATTGGACGGTTACTTCATGGAACTTATAAGCAGGAGCATGATCCTGCCATCTCAACGGTCAATTTATAGTAGGAAAGGAATTGACTCCtgccatgtccatgatctcattcgtGAAATTGCCATCTCAAAGGCTATGGAGGAAAATCTTGTTTTCACATTGGAGGAAGGGTGCAGCATAAACAACCAAGGAACAGTGCGTCATCTTGCTGTAAGCAGCAATTGGAAGGGGGATCAGTGTGATTTTGAGAATATAGTAGACTTGTCGCATGTACGATCGTTGACTGTGTTTGGAAATTGGAGGCCATTTTACATTTCTGATAAGATGAGGTTGCTACGAGTGCTGGATTTAGAAGGCGAGTGGGATCTAGTTGATCATCATCTTGAGCACATTGGGAAGCTTGTACATCTTAGATATCTTTCTCTAAGAGGACATGCTTCTGTATTTCACCTGCCAAATCCGTTGGGGAATCTGAGGCAACTCCAGACACTAGATATTTCAGGTACGAGCATAATGAAGCTACCAAGGACCATCACCAAGCTTGTGAAGATGCGACGCATTCTGGCTAGTCCATGGGAGGATTTATATGAAGATGCAATTGAGCAGTCACTAATGACTTTGCCTTTATGTTCAGTGTTTTGTTGTGTGGCATGCTGTGCACCTAGGATTCTGGCAGAGGAACTTGACCTTGACGATGGTGGACAACTTAACAGGCGTGATGTATGCACTGCATTCTGTTGCAGCATATTACCTTATTATGCGGCAGGAGGACGAAATCCAGGTGGTGTGGAGATGCCAAGAGGGATTTGGAAACTGAAGGCCCTACACACACTGCATACTGTAGACGTCTCAGCGGGAAAGGCTGTTCTAAAAGATATAAGAAAGCTCACCCGGTTGCGCAAGTTAGGAGTGACAGGCATCAACAAGAGAAACGGTCAAGAGTTGTGTTCAGCAATTGATCGTCTCAGCAGCCTGGAGTCATTGTCACTACACTCACATGGAGAGACAGGTTTATCAGGCTGCTTGGATGGGCTATTCTCACCTCCAGAAAACCTGCAGAGCCTCAAGTTGATAGGCAACCTGGTTAAACTGCCGGAGTGGATCCAGGGCCTCAAAAATCTGGTGAAGCTGAAGCTATGGAGGTCGAGGATATCGGAACATGATGCGGTCATACAAGTCCTTGGGAACCTACCAAACCTGGCCACCCTCCGTCTATTGCATGCCTCGTTCGTTGGTGAAGAGGTCTGTTTCAGTTTCCGTGGGGAGGCATTCCCGAGCCTGAAGGTGCTGCAGCTGTATCTGATAAAAAACCTCAAGTCGGTGGGGTTTGAAGAAGGAACAGCCCCTAAGCTTGAGTTGCTGCGGTATTGTGGTGCGGAACATCCCAGTGTTGGGTTGTTCTGTGGGTTGCGACATCTCCCATGTCTCAAGGAATTTATGCTGTATAGCTTGCACTGGAGAAAGACCGAGTTTGTGGAGGACTTGCAAGGCCAGCTGGCAGAGAATAAAAACAAGCCCGTTTTGAAGAGTAGCTAG
- the LOC123072766 gene encoding disease resistance protein Pik-2 isoform X2 produces the protein MEATAISIGKSVLSGALNYAQSAVAEEVALQLGVQRDHSFISDELEMMQGFLMAAHDERDDSMVVKIWVKQVRDVSYAVEDCLLDFAVRLEKQSWWCLSRKVLARHYVANQMKELRAKVEEVSQRNQRYQIIRGSSSKHTSAIGQPTISGATMSAADDARLRRHKAKKDLVELINCKDDALRVIALWGTSSSDLGEISILKSAYEDLMMHKNFDCCAWITLIGTFNQADLIQNIVCQIYVNSLQDSRKEGKTTIGAQVLKMTTTAKEDGLDHEFKRYLNDKSYLIVLNNIHSIEEWDCFKTCFPNNNKGSRIIISTEQVAVASLCIGAEDEALVHKYLFADQPLYAFYRKVFKKTVNLDEQYPELVEQAKMILKKCRGLPLALVTIGGFLASQPKTAFEWRKLNEHISAELEMNPELEIIKAVLMKSYDGLPYYLKACFLYLAIFPEDQQIARRRLACRWLAEGYSSEVRDKSVEDVLDGYFMELISRSMILPSQRSIYSRKGIDSCHVHDLIREIAISKAMEENLVFTLEEGCSINNQGTVRHLAVSSNWKGDQCDFENIVDLSHVRSLTVFGNWRPFYISDKMRLLRVLDLEGEWDLVDHHLEHIGKLVHLRYLSLRGHASVFHLPNPLGNLRQLQTLDISGTSIMKLPRTITKLVKMRRILASPWEDLYEDAIEQSLMTLPLCSVFCCVACCAPRILAEELDLDDGGQLNRRDVCTAFCCSILPYYAAGGRNPGGVEMPRGIWKLKALHTLHTVDVSAGKAVLKDIRKLTRLRKLGVTGINKRNGQELCSAIDRLSSLESLSLHSHGETGLSGCLDGLFSPPENLQSLKLIGNLVKLPEWIQGLKNLVKLKLWRSRISEHDAVIQVLGNLPNLATLRLLHASFVGEEVCFSFRGEAFPSLKVLQLYLIKNLKSVGFEEGTAPKLELLRYCGAEHPSVGLFCGLRHLPCLKEFMLYSLHWRKTEFVEDLQGQLAENKNKPVLKSS, from the exons ATGGAGGCGACGGCTATCAGCATTGGCAAGTCCGTGTTGAGCGGGGCGCTCAACTATGCCCAGTCAGCCGTGGCCGAGGAGGTGGCTCTGCAGCTCGGTGTCCAGCGTGACCACTCCTTCATTTCAGATGAGCTGGAGATGATGCAAGGTTTCCTGATGGCTGCACATGACGAGCGGGACGACAGCATGGTGGTGAAGATATGGGTCAAGCAAGTCCGCGATGTGTCCTATGCTGTCGAGGACTGCCTCCTGGACTTCGCTGTCCGTCTTGAGAAGCAATCTTGGTGGTGCCTCTCTCGCAAGGTGCTAGCCCGGCATTATGTGGCAAACCAGATGAAGGAGCTCAGAGCCAAGGTGGAGGAGGTCAGCCAGAGGAACCAGCGTTACCAGATCATCAGGGGCTCTAGCTCCAAACATACCTCCGCTATAGGGCAGCCTACCATCTCTGGTGCGACGATGTCTGCTGCCGATGATGCAAGGCTGCGGAGGCATAAAGCTAAAAAGGATCTCGTCGAGTTGATCAATTGCAAGGATGATGCACTTCGAGTGATAGCGCTGTGGGGCACAAGTAGTAGTGATCTGGGGGAGATATCCATCCTAAAAAGTGCCTATGAAGATCTCATGATGCACAAGAATTTCGATTGCTGTGCTTGGATTACACTGATAGGTACTTTCAATCAGGCAGATTTGATTCAAAACATTGTTTGCCAAATCTATGTTAATTCTCTTCAAGACTCTAGAAAAGAAGGTAAAACAACTATTGGGGCCCAAGTTCTTAAGATGACGACAACGGCGAAGGAAGATGGTTTGGATCATGAGTTCAAGAGATATTTGAATGACAAGAGTTACCTAATTGTACTCAACAACATACACAGCATTGAAGAGTGGGATTGCTTTAAAACATGTTTCCCAAACAACAATAAAGGAAGCCGAATAATAATATCCACCGAGCAAGTTGCAGTTGCAAGCTTATGCATAGGAGCAGAGGATGAAGCTCTAGTGCATAAGTACTTATTTGCTGATCAACCTCTTTATGCTTTCTACAGGAAG GTATTTAAGAAGACCGTAAATTTGGATGAGCAATATCCAGAGTTGGTTGAACAAGCAAAAATGATATTGAAGAAGTGCAGAGGACTTCCCCTTGCACTAGTCACCATAGGTGGCTTCTTGGCAAGCCAACCAAAAACTGCTTTTGAATGGAGAAAATTGAATGAGCATATCAGTGCTGAGCTGGAGATGAATCCAGAACTTGAGATCATAAAAGCAGTCCTTATGAAAAGCTATGATGGTTTACCCTATTATCTCAAGGCTTGTTTCTTGTATCTGGCCATCTTTCCTGAAGACCAGCAGATTGCACGGAGACGCTTAGCGTGTCGGTGGCTTGCAGAAGGTTACTCAAGTGAGGTGCGTGACAAGTCTGTGGAGGATGTATTGGACGGTTACTTCATGGAACTTATAAGCAGGAGCATGATCCTGCCATCTCAACGGTCAATTTATAGTAGGAAAGGAATTGACTCCtgccatgtccatgatctcattcgtGAAATTGCCATCTCAAAGGCTATGGAGGAAAATCTTGTTTTCACATTGGAGGAAGGGTGCAGCATAAACAACCAAGGAACAGTGCGTCATCTTGCTGTAAGCAGCAATTGGAAGGGGGATCAGTGTGATTTTGAGAATATAGTAGACTTGTCGCATGTACGATCGTTGACTGTGTTTGGAAATTGGAGGCCATTTTACATTTCTGATAAGATGAGGTTGCTACGAGTGCTGGATTTAGAAGGCGAGTGGGATCTAGTTGATCATCATCTTGAGCACATTGGGAAGCTTGTACATCTTAGATATCTTTCTCTAAGAGGACATGCTTCTGTATTTCACCTGCCAAATCCGTTGGGGAATCTGAGGCAACTCCAGACACTAGATATTTCAGGTACGAGCATAATGAAGCTACCAAGGACCATCACCAAGCTTGTGAAGATGCGACGCATTCTGGCTAGTCCATGGGAGGATTTATATGAAGATGCAATTGAGCAGTCACTAATGACTTTGCCTTTATGTTCAGTGTTTTGTTGTGTGGCATGCTGTGCACCTAGGATTCTGGCAGAGGAACTTGACCTTGACGATGGTGGACAACTTAACAGGCGTGATGTATGCACTGCATTCTGTTGCAGCATATTACCTTATTATGCGGCAGGAGGACGAAATCCAGGTGGTGTGGAGATGCCAAGAGGGATTTGGAAACTGAAGGCCCTACACACACTGCATACTGTAGACGTCTCAGCGGGAAAGGCTGTTCTAAAAGATATAAGAAAGCTCACCCGGTTGCGCAAGTTAGGAGTGACAGGCATCAACAAGAGAAACGGTCAAGAGTTGTGTTCAGCAATTGATCGTCTCAGCAGCCTGGAGTCATTGTCACTACACTCACATGGAGAGACAGGTTTATCAGGCTGCTTGGATGGGCTATTCTCACCTCCAGAAAACCTGCAGAGCCTCAAGTTGATAGGCAACCTGGTTAAACTGCCGGAGTGGATCCAGGGCCTCAAAAATCTGGTGAAGCTGAAGCTATGGAGGTCGAGGATATCGGAACATGATGCGGTCATACAAGTCCTTGGGAACCTACCAAACCTGGCCACCCTCCGTCTATTGCATGCCTCGTTCGTTGGTGAAGAGGTCTGTTTCAGTTTCCGTGGGGAGGCATTCCCGAGCCTGAAGGTGCTGCAGCTGTATCTGATAAAAAACCTCAAGTCGGTGGGGTTTGAAGAAGGAACAGCCCCTAAGCTTGAGTTGCTGCGGTATTGTGGTGCGGAACATCCCAGTGTTGGGTTGTTCTGTGGGTTGCGACATCTCCCATGTCTCAAGGAATTTATGCTGTATAGCTTGCACTGGAGAAAGACCGAGTTTGTGGAGGACTTGCAAGGCCAGCTGGCAGAGAATAAAAACAAGCCCGTTTTGAAGAGTAGCTAG